One Equus asinus isolate D_3611 breed Donkey chromosome 26, EquAss-T2T_v2, whole genome shotgun sequence genomic window carries:
- the MRPS12 gene encoding small ribosomal subunit protein uS12m: MSWSGLLRGLNTSLGYGLALAPRLWAARPMATLNQMHRQGPPKRPPPKPGPTAGRPQLKGVVLRTFIRKPKKPNSANRKCCRVRLSSGREAVCFIPGEGHSLQEHHVVLVQGGRTQDLPGVKLTVVRGKYDCGHVQKKK; this comes from the exons ATGTCCTGGTCCGGCCTTCTCCGTGGCCTCAACACGTCCCTCGGTTATG GCCTCGCCCTGGCGCCCCGTCTCTGGGCCGCCCGCCCCATGGCCACGCTGAACCAGATGCACCGCCAGGGGCCCCCGAAGCGGCCGCCCCCGAAGCCGGGCCCCACGGCGGGCCGGCCGCAGCTGAAGGGCGTCGTCCTGCGCACCTTCATCCGCAAGCCCAAGAAGCCCAACTCGGCCAACCGCAAGTGCTGCCGCGTGCGGCTCAGCTCGGGCCGCGAGGCCGTCTGCTTCATCCCCGGCGAGGGCCACAGCCTGCAGGAGCACCACGTGGTGCTGGTGCAGGGCGGCCGCACCCAGGACCTGCCCGGCGTCAAGCTCACCGTCGTGCGCGGCAAGTATGACTGCGGCCACGTGCAGAAGAAGAAGTGA